A genomic region of bacterium contains the following coding sequences:
- a CDS encoding four helix bundle protein, which produces MRRSSRSVCANIAEAWKRRRNKRAFIPSLNTAESEANETRVWLEIAYRCGYLDMERKEDLDRQCGES; this is translated from the coding sequence ATGAGGCGTTCATCAAGATCTGTATGTGCAAACATAGCAGAAGCGTGGAAGCGCCGACGTAACAAACGTGCTTTTATTCCCAGCCTGAACACCGCTGAGAGTGAGGCCAACGAAACGAGAGTGTGGTTGGAGATCGCTTACCGTTGCGGCTACCTTGATATGGAGAGAAAAGAGGATCTGGATCGGCAATGTGGGGAATCCTGA